The following proteins are encoded in a genomic region of Methanofollis fontis:
- a CDS encoding undecaprenyl diphosphate synthase family protein: MIRWLYERMLQGRLTSLPEHICFMITEEDMTGAPARIVEVADWCREVGLSSVTFHISTDDPARIEPYIPQIQQISENANLHLYIGDRVETGGKGMLVTVAVGKSGRDEVTDSIRRIAAEGIEPGEIDEEVIERHLTFRCAPDLVIKTGGNYLTDFLIWQSVYSEFFFLDVNWIQFRKIDFLRALRDYAARKRRFGA; this comes from the coding sequence ATGATCCGCTGGCTGTATGAGCGGATGCTTCAGGGGCGCCTCACCTCCCTTCCCGAACATATCTGCTTTATGATCACCGAGGAGGACATGACCGGCGCCCCGGCGCGGATCGTCGAGGTGGCGGATTGGTGCCGGGAGGTGGGGCTTTCAAGCGTCACATTCCATATCTCGACCGACGATCCCGCCCGGATCGAGCCATATATCCCCCAGATCCAACAGATATCAGAGAACGCCAATCTCCACCTCTATATCGGCGACCGGGTGGAGACCGGTGGGAAGGGAATGCTGGTGACCGTCGCCGTCGGGAAGAGCGGGCGGGACGAGGTCACCGATTCGATCCGGCGGATCGCCGCCGAGGGGATCGAGCCCGGGGAGATCGACGAAGAGGTGATCGAACGTCACCTCACCTTCAGGTGCGCACCCGACCTGGTGATCAAGACCGGCGGCAACTATCTCACCGACTTTCTGATCTGGCAATCGGTCTACTCGGAGTTCTTCTTCCTGGACGTAAACTGGATACAGTTCAGAAAAATCGATTTTCTCAGGGCATTGAGGGATTATGCGGCACGAAAACGCCGGTTCGGGGCGTGA